One Diospyros lotus cultivar Yz01 chromosome 1, ASM1463336v1, whole genome shotgun sequence genomic window carries:
- the LOC127791145 gene encoding 21 kDa protein-like — MAKAHLWFLPLVLSVLYGAGAAEVSTSYIRASCKATEFPSVCVESLSGYAATIQQNPKQLCETALAVSLARAEAMRAFVTKMKKLKGLKPRENEAIEDCLDEIGDSVDRIGKSMREIKAMGKGKGKEFLWHVSNVQTWVSAALTDENTCLDGFAGRAMNQRIKASVRARVNDVAQVTSNALALVNQFASNH; from the coding sequence ATGGCAAAGGCCCACCTCTGGTTCCTCCCACTGGTCCTCTCTGTCCTATACGGCGCCGGAGCGGCGGAGGTCTCGACGAGCTACATCCGGGCGTCGTGCAAGGCCACGGAGTTTCCCTCGGTCTGTGTCGAGTCCCTCTCCGGTTACGCCGCCACGATCCAGCAAAACCCTAAGCAGCTCTGCGAGACGGCCCTGGCGGTGAGCCTGGCGCGGGCGGAGGCGATGCGAGCATTCGTGacgaaaatgaagaaattaaaggGGCTGAAACCTAGAGAGAACGAGGCGATCGAGGACTGCTTGGACGAGATCGGAGACAGCGTCGACCGGATCGGGAAATCGATGAGGGAGATAAAGGCGAtggggaaggggaaggggaaggagTTCCTGTGGCACGTGAGCAACGTGCAGACGTGGGTGAGCGCGGCGCTGACCGACGAGAACACGTGCCTAGACGGGTTCGCCGGCCGGGCGATGAACCAGAGAATAAAGGCCTCCGTTAGAGCGAGGGTGAACGACGTTGCGCAGGTCACCAGCAATGCTCTGGCTTTGGTGAATCAGTTTGCTTCCAACCATTAG